A region from the Pseudomonas cucumis genome encodes:
- a CDS encoding beta-ketoacyl-[acyl-carrier-protein] synthase family protein — translation MTAYLNALGVICALGRDKQEVARNLFAGDCSGMRSEAGWVVERSLPVAAVRGELAPIPAELAHQSSRNNQLLLEAALQIREDIEQAIQTYGRDRIGVILGTSTSGIHEASSGLAHYIREHQFPADYDYQQQELGAPATFLADWLQLSGPAYVISTACTSSARALMSAQRLLDLGVCDAVLCGGVDSLCKLTLNGFSALEAVSEQRCNPFSANRNGINIGEAAVLFLMSKNAGNSQPIALLGSGASSDAHHISAPEPTGRGALQAMRKALSRASLQPQQIGYLNLHGTATQHNDAMESLAVTTLFPQGVPCSSTKPMTGHTLGAAGALEAAFCWLSLSADNREHALPPHVWDGQPDPELPALHWVTPTDHLTSIAPRYLMSNSFAFGGNNVSLIIGDAP, via the coding sequence ATGACAGCCTATCTGAATGCCCTCGGGGTAATTTGCGCCCTGGGCCGCGACAAGCAGGAAGTCGCCCGCAACCTGTTTGCCGGCGATTGCTCAGGCATGCGCAGCGAGGCCGGCTGGGTGGTGGAACGCTCGTTGCCGGTGGCGGCGGTGCGCGGTGAGCTGGCGCCGATTCCGGCTGAGTTGGCGCATCAAAGCAGTCGCAACAATCAACTGCTGCTGGAGGCTGCGCTGCAAATTCGCGAAGACATCGAACAAGCAATCCAGACCTACGGCCGCGACCGTATCGGCGTCATTCTGGGCACCAGCACCTCGGGCATTCACGAGGCCAGCAGCGGTCTGGCCCATTACATCCGAGAACATCAGTTCCCCGCCGATTATGACTATCAACAACAGGAACTCGGCGCTCCGGCGACGTTTCTCGCCGACTGGCTGCAATTGAGCGGCCCAGCCTATGTGATTTCCACCGCCTGCACCTCCAGCGCCCGCGCGCTGATGAGTGCCCAACGACTGCTCGACCTGGGCGTGTGCGACGCGGTGTTGTGCGGCGGTGTCGACAGTTTGTGCAAGCTGACCCTCAACGGTTTCTCGGCCCTGGAAGCGGTGTCCGAGCAGCGCTGCAATCCGTTTTCAGCGAACCGCAACGGCATCAATATCGGCGAAGCAGCGGTGCTGTTTCTGATGAGTAAAAACGCCGGCAACAGCCAACCGATTGCCCTGCTCGGCAGTGGCGCCAGCTCTGATGCGCACCATATTTCCGCGCCGGAACCGACCGGCCGTGGTGCCCTGCAAGCAATGCGCAAAGCCTTGAGCCGCGCGAGCCTGCAACCGCAGCAGATCGGTTATCTGAACCTGCACGGCACCGCCACGCAACACAACGACGCCATGGAAAGCCTGGCCGTGACGACGCTGTTCCCGCAAGGCGTGCCCTGCTCGTCGACCAAACCGATGACCGGCCATACCCTCGGCGCTGCCGGTGCTCTGGAAGCGGCGTTTTGCTGGTTGAGCCTGAGCGCGGACAACCGCGAGCACGCCCTGCCGCCCCACGTCTGGGACGGCCAGCCCGATCCCGAATTGCCGGCCCTGCATTGGGTGACCCCGACCGACCACCTGACGTCCATTGCACCCCGCTACCTGATGAGCAATTCCTTCGCCTTCGGTGGCAATAACGTCAGCCTGATTATCGGAGACGCCCCATGA
- a CDS encoding class I SAM-dependent methyltransferase, with the protein MSYLSDNYVEETRFGFWFLRSHTWQHHVLRVAINDLRDLFSAPLPANPVLLDAGCGQGKSFQYLRQTFAPRRLIGLDADPHSLNLSGEEAARQGMDVELLGSDCASIKVPDASVDLLFCHQTFHHLVEQDQALAEFYRVLKPGGYLLFAESTEAYIDTWVIRWLFRHPMHVQKSAAGYLDMIRRQGFEFGPQNVSYPYLWWSRAQDFGLLERFGLRQPKPFGQREETLVNVVARKPLEGCA; encoded by the coding sequence ATGAGTTACTTGAGCGACAACTACGTCGAAGAAACCCGTTTCGGTTTCTGGTTCCTGCGCAGCCACACCTGGCAACATCATGTATTGCGAGTGGCAATCAATGATTTGCGCGATCTGTTCAGCGCGCCATTGCCCGCCAACCCGGTACTGCTGGATGCCGGTTGCGGCCAGGGCAAGTCGTTCCAGTACCTGCGCCAGACCTTCGCGCCTCGGCGCCTGATCGGGCTGGATGCCGACCCTCACAGCCTGAACCTGAGCGGCGAAGAAGCGGCTCGCCAGGGTATGGATGTAGAGCTGCTCGGCAGTGACTGCGCGAGTATCAAAGTGCCGGACGCCAGTGTCGATCTGCTGTTCTGTCACCAGACTTTCCATCACCTTGTCGAGCAGGATCAGGCCCTGGCCGAGTTCTACCGGGTGCTCAAGCCGGGCGGCTATTTGCTGTTCGCCGAGTCCACCGAGGCTTACATTGATACATGGGTGATTCGCTGGCTGTTCCGCCACCCGATGCACGTGCAGAAAAGCGCCGCCGGCTACTTGGATATGATTCGTCGGCAGGGTTTTGAATTCGGCCCGCAGAACGTGTCTTACCCTTACTTGTGGTGGAGTCGCGCCCAGGATTTCGGCCTGCTCGAACGCTTCGGCCTGCGCCAGCCAAAACCTTTTGGCCAACGGGAAGAAACCCTGGTGAATGTGGTCGCGCGCAAGCCCCTTGAAGGGTGTGCCTGA